One Aegilops tauschii subsp. strangulata cultivar AL8/78 chromosome 7, Aet v6.0, whole genome shotgun sequence genomic window carries:
- the LOC109743237 gene encoding uncharacterized protein has translation MSVTTKRVPASSNKNSSPENWEAVLGGIKNIRLSGQAPVDTKGREKAGSLLPPKERRFIVLISTMMSSQTIKLHMNGHDLAHWELHAAVKQFGQPYSAFGGVLGHFFEEQLLLRCSLQEMLAHLVWVARLESHGESEDFIPIRVVVGIYSCIRKHLPSTSRRCKFFVAMRQ, from the exons ATGTCAGTAACTACAAAGAGGGTACCAGCATCATCAAATAAGAACAGTTCACCAG AAAATTGGGAAGCAGTTCTTGGAGGTATTAAAAACATTAGGTTATCTGGCCAGGCCCCCGTAGATACCAAGGGCCGTGAAAAGGCTGGTTCTCTTCTTCCACCCAAG GAAAGAAGGTTTATAGTTCTTATATCAACAATGATGTCAAGCCAGACAATTAAGTTACACATG AATGGACATGATCTCGCCCATTGGGAATTGCATGCTGCAGTAAAGCAATTTGGTCAACCATATTCAGCGTTCGGCGGAGTCCTTGGTCATTTCTTTGAGGAGCAGCTCCTTCTCAG GTGTTCTCTTCAAGAGATGCTTGCACACCTTGTTTGGGTGGCGAGGTTGGAGTCTCATGGCGAGTCTGAGGATTTTATTCCTATCCGAGTAGTCGTAGGTATTTATAGTTGTATCAGAAAACACCTACCAAGTACTTCTAGGCGTTGCAAGTTTTTTGTAGCAATGCGACAATGA